From the Zonotrichia albicollis isolate bZonAlb1 chromosome Z, bZonAlb1.hap1, whole genome shotgun sequence genome, one window contains:
- the LOC141727136 gene encoding LOW QUALITY PROTEIN: heat shock factor protein 5-like (The sequence of the model RefSeq protein was modified relative to this genomic sequence to represent the inferred CDS: deleted 2 bases in 1 codon), whose amino-acid sequence MANSAKDRQTWGFHCPVVPYQALPFPSLMCGARPPPELPRPQPRLCRASPLQVRPARGAISATAELPLPSRLSASTLPAKLWRLVNSPRVRSVRWDSRAQGLLVDRWLFQRELLSLSNACQAAPYSLQATQFRSFVLQLHRYSFQGAGLGWLSCARQCWGLAPLRHRRDRPNLLARIKRWSAANRQQLAAGREGYSRFQQLHTERCCPLPHRAAAINRHPRHFSPQHSSWQCRLCSMDSPQLAVEYSWGRGIATAGSGHGA is encoded by the exons ATGGCCAACTCTGCCAAAGACAGGCAGACATG GGGCTTCCACTGCCCTGTCGTGCCATACCAggccctgcccttcccttccctgatgTGTGGAGCGCGGCCACCCCCGGAGCTGCcccgcccgcagccccggctctgccGCGCTAGTCCCCTCCAAGTCCGGCCTGCGCGGGGTGCGATCAGCGCCACGGCGGAGCTGCCGCTGCCCTCCAGGCTCAGCGCCAGCACCCTCCCCGCCAAGCTGTGGCGCCTGGTGAACAGCCCCCGCGTCCGCTCCGTGCGCTGGGACAGCCGGGCCCAGGGGCTGCTCGTCGACCGCTGGCTCTTCCAGCGGGAGCTGCTCAGCCTGAGCAATGCCTGCCAGGCGGCCCCGTACTCCTTACAAGCTACGCAGTTCCGCAGCTTCGTGCTCCAGCTCCACCGCTACAGCTTC CAGGGTGCCGGGCTGGGTTGGCTCAGCTGCGCTAGGCAATGCTGGGGCCTGGCTCCGCTCCGGCACCGCCGTGACCGCCCCAACCTCCTTGCCCGTATCAAGCGCTGGAGTGCGGCCAACAGACAGCAGCTGGCGGCGGGGCGGGAAGGCTACAGCCgcttccagcagctgcacaCGGAGCGGTGTTGCCCTCTTCCCCACCGGGCAGCTGCCATAAACCG CCATCCCAGACACTTCAGCCCCCAGCACTCCAGCTGGCAGTGCAGGTTGTGCAGCATGGACAGCCCCCAGCTGGCTGTGGAATACTCCTGGGGAAGAGGAATTGCCACCGCCGGATCTGGACATGGTGCTTGA